TGATTCTACGCGCAGGAACCCGGATATCAAGAGCGAGGCGATTTTGGCTAAGATTCATGGGTTTTAAGAATTCTTCCTGTAAGATTTCGCCTGGATGTAAAGGTGTCATTTTTTTAGAAGTCATGTTCTCTCCTAATGATAATCAACTATTTCTACGTTTTTAGCATCGTTCTCATGCCATTCAAAACAGATTCTCCATTGGTTATTTATTCGGATACTGTGTTGACCTTTTCGAATACCCTTTAGTGCTTCAAATCGATTTCCAGGTGGAACAAGTAAATCTCTCAAAGTCTTAGCTCGATTCAACATTCTTAGTTTTCTCAATGCGACGCGCTGAATGTCGTTGGGAAACTTTTTGACAAACTGTCGATGGAATATCTTTTCTGTTTCTTTGCACTTAAACGACCTAATCATGAATCATTAATATATAACGTTTAACGTTAAATGTCAAACGGACTTTTTCACTAGAATTCATATTCTGCGATGAACTGTCTCGGGCTTGGCGCGAGTAATCCAGCCAATATAGTCATTTTGCTGATATGCGGGGCGGTTGTGATACGCTTCCATCAGGTTATTCTCAATAAGAGCCGTCCTGATAAATTCGGGCATTGGGTAACGCGGTCTTTTTAATCCTGATGGCATTGGTTTCGAGTCTCCCAAATTATGCTTTCTTTCGAATAATGTGTTTACAATAAGCGCTAAACAACAAGTGTACCGGCGCAAAATTTTAGAGCACCTAATGTTTTTGACTCACAATGTGTTTGTAAAAACTCCAAACTCTGATTTTATCCCACAGCTTTCGAGTCCGGTTGACACTGAAGTTATATACCGGACTAAATCTCATTACAGAAATCTTAATGTTGAAAAGCCTTGAATATTCTATTTACTCTTGATAAGCCCTCCAAATATTGTCCAAAGCCATAGCCGCTTTCAAAGGAATTTTTACGTCAACTATATTAGAAACTTCGGTAACTCCAGGGTTAATTTCTACCGTTGGTGATCCAGCATTTTTTGCGCGATAAATTGGTTCATTTATGTATGGAAATAAACTAGTTGTGCCGATGCTGAACACCAAATCAAATCCTTGGTCAAGTTCATGCTGCAGCAATCTAACCTTTTCTGCCGGTAAGATTTCTCCAAAGAGTACGACATCGGGTCGTACAACAGCATTGCAATTTGGACACTGAGGCACAATACTTAACCGACTAAAATCAGGTACGGTTTCTCGATAGTTACAACTCATACACTTCAGATGATGCAAGTTTCCATGAATATCGATTACATTATTGCATCCAGCCGCTTGATGGAATCCGTCAACATTTTGCGTAAGAGTCCACACCCTCTTGAAGCGCTCTTCCATCGCAGCAATGACTTCGTGAGCTCGATTGAATTTAGCGCCGCGACAAGCCAGTTCAATTTGTTTTAGGTATTTCCAAGTGAGCTCCGGGGTATTCTCCATTGTCGATCCTGACAGTGCTACTTCTATAGACATCCCATCCTCTGTTGTTTCTACATTATACAAACCACCTATCCCGCGATAGGTTGGGAGACCTGAATCGGCTGAGATTCCAGCACCAGTCACGAAAAGGATGCTCTGACATCCTTTTAGCAGTTGAGTTACCTTATCAATATCTGATGTATCGATTCTTGATACCTTCTCATTCAAAGAACAGAGGTTTTAGATTAAACCACAAAATCACGATAATAAGTATTATCGCTATGGATATATATGTGCCATTCAGAAGCTTAAAGTAATAATAGAGGGAACCCTTTTTCTTTAGCCCGGCTTGGACAAACTCTTCACTTGATGAATGACTTTTGGCAATAAATTGTTTCGGTAATAAATATTTGTCCGTCGTATATTGTTGCCATTCCATTTCCTTATATAAACCCAATTTGTATTGAAGTTTATTCAATACAACGACTCATTCAAGAAAGCGCGAGTATTCACGAGCTAAGTTTCTAACACCAATAATTGCGATTACGATTACCATACCAGGGATTATGATTAAGAGATTTCTAGCTATCAATTCTCCAAAGTTTATAGGTTCCACTCTTAGCATAGCCACGATACCTGCGCCGGTTGCGGTGAGCATTCCAGAAATAATCGTTGTGAAGAACCTGGCATTGGTCCAAATTTTATCAACGACATACCTGGCATTCTTATTCACTTCTATGTAGATCAATAGCAAACCTGACTTATCACTGAGAATGTCAGCATCTTCCTTTTTCTTCATTGTATTCTATTATTCTTAATCTAACATAATATTATGTGACACATAATTACGGTATTATGCAACACACCATGTCTTATGATACTGCTTTCATTTATTGTATAACCTGCTATAATTTAAAAGTTAACTAATAATTCTAGGTGTTTTCATTTTGAGTAATAATGCCAATAACGATTGTTGCATAATGCTGTCGCATAACAACAGGGATTTATTTCATCCATAATTTTTGTTTTCGGGATTTAGTATATTTTTTGTCCCAACTTTCCCATGGTTACCCTAATGGATTATTCTATTTTTTGAATAATCCGAAATTACATAGCAAATTTCAAAAAGTCAAGAAAAATATTATTAAACTAAACTTCCGAGGCTAGGTTGTGAATATTCTTTAGCCCAATCTATGCAGTTAAGAAATGCGAATCTGTAACGTAATTTTCCATAGCCAGATTTATCCATGCCCACCCTCGGTCACCAACTTTGTTCCTGGCGGCAATTCCTCTTTAGATTTGCCAGTTTCGGGAACGTACTCACCGGCTCTAACCGCTTTGGTGAAACGCGCCAGAAGGGTATAGACTACCGGCACCAAAACCAGGGTCAGGAAGGTGGAGAAAAACAACCCACCCACAACCGCTAGACCAAGGGGACGACGGGATTCCGCGCCGGCACCCAGGCCAAGGGCAATCGGCATTACACCCAGAATGGTGGAGAATGAGGTCATGAGGATCGGGCGCAGGCGAATGGTTGCCGCTTCCACCACGGCTTCCATCACTGCTTTCCCGCGCGCTCGCAACTGATTGGAAAATTCCACAATCAAAATCGAATTTTTGGTCACCAGGCCGATGAGCATGATCAACCCGATCTGCGAATAAATATTCAGGCTTTGCCCGAAAATATACAGCGTCAGGATGGCGCCAAAGACTGCCAGCGGCACTGAAAGTAAAATCGTAAACGGATGGACAAAACTTTCGAATTGAGCCGAAAGCACCAGGTAGATAAATACAACGGCGAACAGGAACATAAAAATGAGACTGGCGCCCGCCGACTGGTACT
This region of candidate division KSB1 bacterium genomic DNA includes:
- a CDS encoding addiction module antidote protein, HigA family, coding for MTSKKMTPLHPGEILQEEFLKPMNLSQNRLALDIRVPARRI
- a CDS encoding type II toxin-antitoxin system RelE/ParE family toxin, giving the protein MIRSFKCKETEKIFHRQFVKKFPNDIQRVALRKLRMLNRAKTLRDLLVPPGNRFEALKGIRKGQHSIRINNQWRICFEWHENDAKNVEIVDYH
- a CDS encoding NAD-dependent protein deacylase, whose amino-acid sequence is MDTSDIDKVTQLLKGCQSILFVTGAGISADSGLPTYRGIGGLYNVETTEDGMSIEVALSGSTMENTPELTWKYLKQIELACRGAKFNRAHEVIAAMEERFKRVWTLTQNVDGFHQAAGCNNVIDIHGNLHHLKCMSCNYRETVPDFSRLSIVPQCPNCNAVVRPDVVLFGEILPAEKVRLLQHELDQGFDLVFSIGTTSLFPYINEPIYRAKNAGSPTVEINPGVTEVSNIVDVKIPLKAAMALDNIWRAYQE